The following are encoded together in the Kribbella sp. CA-293567 genome:
- a CDS encoding PH domain-containing protein, which yields MDDLFAPSDVSWTPVSPKLASVRRVSTAISLGVLAIVALVTLGMLLSWLYGVLAVVLIALGYLWSWVLIGRNQRSWKYAEREDELLVSHGTMFRQLVVVPYGRMQFVDVAAGPLERSFGLATVELHTATPATDAKIPGLHPDEAARLRDRLSALGQAQAWGL from the coding sequence GTGGACGACCTCTTTGCTCCTTCCGATGTCAGCTGGACGCCGGTCTCGCCGAAGCTCGCGTCGGTCCGGCGGGTCAGCACGGCCATCTCGCTCGGCGTGCTGGCGATCGTCGCGCTGGTGACGCTCGGCATGCTGCTGAGCTGGCTGTACGGCGTACTGGCGGTGGTGCTGATCGCGCTCGGCTACCTGTGGTCGTGGGTGCTGATCGGCCGCAACCAGCGCTCCTGGAAGTACGCCGAGCGCGAGGACGAGCTACTGGTCAGCCACGGCACGATGTTCCGCCAGCTGGTCGTGGTGCCGTACGGGCGGATGCAGTTCGTCGACGTCGCGGCCGGACCGCTGGAGCGCTCGTTCGGGCTGGCCACGGTCGAGCTGCACACCGCCACGCCGGCGACCGACGCGAAGATCCCCGGGCTGCACCCGGACGAGGCGGCCAGGCTGCGCGACCGTCTCTCCGCCCTCGGCCAGGCGCAGGCGTGGGGCCTGTGA
- a CDS encoding PH domain-containing protein, with protein MTEPSPLPTAPPVTEPVTGARLHPLTPFVKGWGYFVVAAFAMANNEGLRSNLKIAGIGLAGVLVGGILLGALSWWFTKWQLTDDAIRVDSGFLFRRTRIIRFDRIQTIDVAQPFVARIFGMAELRMDVAGGGKSDGRLSYFSYGDAQKLRATLLVRAKGEQAVEQQAADEIAPEALLVVPTGRLLGATLLSSTVLASAAGLIWLIVATMVLEFHVGLFAGLPLLLGVVQPIWKQVVGNHGFTLSETHEGLRTKRGLFDVQRQTVPPGRVQGLLITEPLIWRLLGWSRVDLDIAGVAGSPADGEDDNLGAQLLPVGERQEVAGVLARVLPGLDLSAIEMHQAPERVKWLRPVGWRYLAYGVDDQVLVTTRGWISRRTSIVLHHKTQSVRLHQGPIQRRLGLANVHVDTPLGPTDAIALHRDQVEAAALVEAQADRAREARRTAAAVPAQLQPNEPSPEGFNSSAASPADDNSAR; from the coding sequence GTGACAGAGCCGTCCCCGCTGCCCACGGCGCCGCCGGTCACCGAGCCGGTGACGGGCGCGCGGCTGCATCCGCTGACCCCGTTCGTGAAGGGCTGGGGGTACTTCGTCGTCGCGGCCTTCGCGATGGCCAACAACGAAGGTCTGCGCAGCAACCTGAAGATCGCCGGGATCGGCCTGGCCGGCGTGCTGGTCGGCGGCATTCTGCTCGGCGCGCTGTCGTGGTGGTTCACCAAGTGGCAGCTCACCGACGACGCGATCCGGGTGGACAGCGGCTTCCTGTTCCGCCGGACCAGGATCATCCGGTTCGACCGGATCCAGACGATCGACGTGGCGCAGCCGTTCGTGGCCAGGATCTTCGGGATGGCCGAGCTGCGGATGGACGTCGCGGGTGGTGGCAAGAGCGACGGCCGGCTGAGCTACTTCAGCTACGGCGACGCGCAGAAGCTACGGGCCACGCTGCTGGTCAGAGCCAAGGGCGAGCAGGCCGTCGAGCAGCAGGCCGCCGACGAGATCGCACCCGAGGCACTGCTGGTCGTGCCGACCGGCCGGCTGCTCGGCGCCACCCTGCTGTCCTCGACCGTGCTGGCCAGCGCGGCCGGTCTGATCTGGCTGATCGTCGCCACCATGGTGCTGGAGTTCCACGTCGGGCTGTTCGCCGGTCTGCCGCTGCTGCTGGGTGTCGTGCAACCCATCTGGAAGCAGGTGGTCGGCAACCACGGCTTCACCCTGTCGGAGACCCACGAAGGGCTGCGCACCAAGCGTGGCCTGTTCGACGTCCAGCGGCAGACGGTGCCGCCGGGCCGCGTGCAGGGGCTGCTGATCACCGAACCGCTGATCTGGCGGCTGCTCGGCTGGTCGCGGGTCGACCTGGACATCGCCGGAGTGGCGGGCTCTCCTGCCGACGGCGAAGACGACAATCTGGGTGCCCAGCTGCTTCCGGTCGGTGAGCGCCAGGAGGTGGCGGGCGTGCTCGCGCGGGTGCTCCCCGGCTTGGACCTGTCGGCCATCGAAATGCACCAGGCGCCGGAGCGGGTGAAATGGCTGCGGCCGGTCGGCTGGCGCTACCTGGCCTACGGTGTCGACGACCAGGTCCTGGTGACCACGCGCGGCTGGATCAGCCGCCGTACTTCGATCGTGCTGCACCACAAGACGCAGTCGGTCCGTCTGCACCAAGGACCGATCCAGCGGCGTCTGGGCCTGGCCAACGTCCACGTGGACACGCCACTAGGCCCGACGGACGCCATCGCGCTGCACCGCGATCAGGTGGAGGCTGCGGCGCTGGTGGAGGCTCAGGCCGACAGGGCACGAGAAGCACGTCGTACGGCGGCAGCGGTGCCGGCCCAGCTCCAGCCGAACGAGCCGAGCCCCGAAGGGTTCAACAGCTCGGCCGCCTCGCCTGCCGACGACAACTCAGCCAGGTAG
- a CDS encoding 2'-5' RNA ligase family protein, producing the protein MSGQTDPWATRTGLTAILITVPELTEFTDRWRSVSYSPARPTISLNELIPPHVTVLVPWRQDPSPEAVQRLEDAVAEIEPFELTFPTAGQFPNGTTWLRPEPWDRVRDLVATVQAAFPECPPYGGEHPDPHPHLTISSSAQGGPALVAEAQAALDTEEVPTIRLDDLTIWREGDDGIWQLTGSVALGGDPELR; encoded by the coding sequence GTGAGTGGACAAACCGACCCCTGGGCGACGCGGACCGGCCTGACCGCGATCCTGATCACCGTGCCCGAGCTGACCGAGTTCACCGATCGGTGGCGGTCCGTCTCCTACTCGCCGGCCCGGCCGACGATCTCCCTCAACGAGCTGATCCCGCCGCACGTGACAGTGCTGGTGCCGTGGCGGCAGGACCCGTCGCCGGAGGCCGTTCAGCGGCTGGAGGACGCCGTGGCGGAGATCGAGCCGTTCGAGCTGACCTTCCCGACGGCGGGCCAGTTCCCCAACGGCACCACCTGGCTGCGACCCGAGCCGTGGGACCGGGTTCGCGACTTGGTCGCCACCGTCCAGGCGGCCTTTCCCGAGTGCCCGCCGTACGGCGGTGAGCACCCGGACCCGCACCCGCACCTGACCATCTCCTCTTCGGCCCAAGGCGGCCCGGCGCTGGTCGCCGAGGCCCAAGCAGCCCTGGACACCGAGGAGGTGCCGACGATCCGCCTCGACGACCTGACCATCTGGCGCGAAGGTGACGACGGCATCTGGCAGCTGACCGGCTCGGTCGCGCTCGGCGGGGACCCCGAGCTGAGGTGA
- a CDS encoding Rossmann-like and DUF2520 domain-containing protein — MERIGIIGSGRAGSALGAALASAGHPVTGVTARSQASLDRAARLLPDVPVLSPAEVTGRADVVLVAVPDSAIREVAQSLPLTAGQYLVHLSGAHGLSVLLPSAATPVALHPPMTFTGDQPDLSAITFTATAPDDARPVVKRLVKALGAELQWVAEEKRAQYHAGVVHGANHLTTLLVQAFAVLREAGVTDPAATLRPLLAATLDNTLRSGHDALTGPVARGDVETVAAHLAVLRGRTAGTYAELARATVELAAADGRLERGTAERFLEVLAVRPAVQPAGQPAGQPETGEAPR; from the coding sequence ATGGAACGCATCGGCATCATCGGCTCCGGCCGGGCCGGCAGCGCCTTGGGAGCAGCCCTGGCGTCCGCCGGGCATCCCGTCACCGGCGTCACCGCACGCTCGCAGGCGTCGCTCGACCGCGCCGCGAGACTCTTGCCTGACGTTCCGGTCCTCTCGCCTGCGGAGGTGACCGGCCGCGCGGACGTCGTACTGGTCGCAGTACCGGACAGTGCGATCCGTGAGGTCGCCCAGAGCCTGCCGCTGACAGCAGGCCAGTACCTCGTACATCTGTCGGGTGCACACGGACTGTCGGTCCTGCTGCCGTCAGCGGCAACACCTGTCGCCCTGCACCCGCCCATGACGTTCACCGGCGACCAACCAGACCTCAGCGCGATCACCTTCACGGCCACCGCGCCGGACGATGCTCGGCCAGTGGTGAAGCGACTGGTCAAGGCGCTGGGCGCTGAGCTGCAGTGGGTGGCGGAGGAGAAGCGTGCGCAGTACCACGCAGGTGTGGTGCACGGCGCGAACCACCTGACCACGCTGCTCGTCCAAGCCTTCGCAGTACTGCGAGAAGCCGGCGTCACCGACCCGGCGGCCACACTGCGGCCCTTGCTGGCCGCAACTCTCGACAACACGCTGCGGTCCGGTCATGATGCGCTCACCGGGCCGGTAGCGCGCGGTGACGTCGAGACGGTGGCAGCTCACTTGGCCGTACTGCGAGGGCGCACCGCCGGCACGTACGCCGAACTGGCCCGCGCGACGGTGGAGCTGGCCGCGGCGGACGGCCGGCTGGAGCGCGGTACGGCCGAACGGTTCCTCGAGGTACTGGCAGTACGACCGGCAGTGCAACCAGCCGGGCAACCAGCAGGGCAACCCGAGACAGGGGAGGCGCCACGGTGA
- the panC gene encoding pantoate--beta-alanine ligase has product MRLTQTKAELRAAAAIRPRAVVMTMGALHEGHAALLAEARDRVGPAGSVVLTIFVNPLQFGPAEDFDRYPRTLASDLAIAKNEGVDLVFNPSRDELYPNEPSITVHPGPLADELEGQVRPGHFAGVLTVVAKMLHLTSPDLALFGEKDYQQLTLIREMVCDLDMDVDIVPVQTVREADGLAMSSRNRCLDETERDEALVLYRALTAGAKAGMNGPDAVLAAAHAELEAVPSVQIDYLALRAPDLGPVIGPGESRMLIAARVGSTRLIDNISITLR; this is encoded by the coding sequence GTGAGACTCACCCAGACGAAGGCCGAGCTGCGAGCGGCAGCGGCGATCCGGCCGCGGGCCGTCGTGATGACGATGGGCGCGCTGCACGAGGGCCACGCCGCCTTGCTGGCGGAGGCGCGCGACCGGGTCGGGCCGGCCGGCAGCGTGGTGCTGACGATCTTCGTGAACCCGCTGCAGTTCGGGCCGGCCGAGGACTTCGACCGCTACCCGCGGACGCTGGCCAGCGACCTGGCGATCGCCAAGAACGAGGGCGTCGACCTGGTCTTCAACCCGTCCCGCGACGAGCTCTACCCGAACGAGCCCTCGATCACCGTGCATCCCGGACCGCTCGCCGACGAGCTGGAGGGACAGGTCCGGCCGGGACACTTCGCCGGGGTCCTGACGGTGGTGGCGAAGATGCTGCACCTGACCTCGCCGGACCTGGCGCTGTTCGGCGAGAAGGACTACCAGCAGCTGACGCTGATCCGCGAGATGGTCTGCGATCTCGACATGGACGTCGACATCGTGCCGGTCCAGACCGTCCGGGAGGCCGACGGCCTGGCGATGTCGTCGCGCAACCGCTGCCTGGACGAGACCGAGCGGGACGAGGCGCTGGTGCTGTACCGGGCGCTGACCGCGGGCGCCAAGGCCGGGATGAACGGACCGGACGCCGTCCTGGCTGCCGCGCACGCCGAGCTGGAGGCCGTGCCGTCGGTGCAGATCGACTACCTGGCGCTGCGGGCGCCGGATCTCGGCCCGGTGATCGGTCCGGGCGAGTCCAGGATGCTGATCGCGGCCCGGGTGGGGAGCACCCGTCTCATCGACAACATTTCCATCACTCTTCGCTGA
- a CDS encoding L-aspartate oxidase: MTAPAVPQRLAAPEPGWTDTVDVVVIGSGIAGLTAALRARELGSVLVVTKDVVASGSTQWAQGGIAAALSPEDSPEDHLHDTLVAGAGLSDPEAVRVLVTEGPEAVRDLIELGAVFDTGAGGDLSLTREGGHHRNRIAHAGGDATGAEIERALVAAVKRAPDIRIIEHALVLDLLLAADGAVAGVTLHVMGEGQLDGVGAIRSRAVILASGGLGQLYAATTNPSVSTGDGMALALRAGAKVRDLEFVQFHPTVLWLGKGAKGQQPLVSEAVRGEGAFLVDHEGKRFLQGQHELADLAPRDIVAKAIMRQMLASGKDHMFLDARGFGDEKWRVRFPTILASCRSHGIDPVHELIPVAPACHYSSGGVWTDLFGQTSVPGLYACGEVACTGVHGANRLASNSLLEGLVFARRIAASLAADLPELREPVADERVAGLVAADVVPELQRVMTVGSGVIRSASGLSEAGDRLAKLIEQPAEQPGTPDWEATNLATVATALIEAATVREESRGSHWREDHPDRDDELWSGSLDLTLRVEDDSARPAAKFVAQAPPEGN, encoded by the coding sequence ATGACTGCTCCTGCTGTGCCGCAGCGGTTGGCTGCGCCCGAACCCGGCTGGACCGACACGGTCGACGTGGTGGTGATCGGCTCGGGGATAGCGGGGTTGACGGCCGCCCTGAGAGCCCGTGAGCTCGGATCGGTGCTGGTGGTGACCAAGGACGTCGTCGCCTCCGGATCGACCCAGTGGGCCCAGGGCGGGATCGCCGCGGCGCTCAGCCCGGAGGACTCGCCCGAGGACCACCTGCACGACACCCTGGTCGCCGGGGCCGGCCTGTCGGACCCCGAAGCCGTCCGGGTGCTCGTGACCGAGGGCCCGGAGGCGGTGCGGGACCTGATCGAGCTCGGCGCCGTGTTCGACACCGGTGCCGGCGGAGACCTGTCGCTGACCCGCGAGGGCGGCCATCACCGCAACCGGATCGCCCACGCCGGTGGGGACGCGACCGGTGCCGAGATCGAGCGCGCGCTGGTCGCGGCCGTGAAGCGCGCGCCGGACATCCGGATCATCGAGCACGCTCTGGTGCTCGACCTGCTGCTGGCCGCGGACGGCGCGGTCGCGGGGGTCACGCTGCACGTGATGGGCGAGGGGCAACTCGACGGCGTCGGCGCGATCCGCAGCCGCGCGGTCATCCTCGCCTCCGGCGGCCTGGGGCAGCTGTACGCCGCCACCACCAACCCGAGCGTCTCGACCGGTGACGGGATGGCGCTGGCGTTGCGGGCCGGCGCGAAGGTGCGCGACCTGGAGTTCGTGCAGTTCCATCCGACAGTGCTGTGGCTCGGCAAGGGCGCGAAAGGCCAGCAGCCGCTGGTCTCCGAGGCCGTTCGCGGTGAGGGCGCGTTCCTGGTGGACCACGAGGGCAAGCGGTTCCTGCAAGGTCAGCACGAGCTCGCCGACCTGGCTCCGCGCGACATCGTGGCGAAGGCGATCATGCGCCAGATGCTTGCCTCGGGCAAGGATCATATGTTCCTCGACGCCCGCGGTTTCGGTGACGAGAAGTGGCGGGTGCGTTTCCCGACCATCCTGGCTTCCTGCCGCTCGCACGGGATCGACCCGGTGCACGAGCTGATCCCGGTCGCGCCCGCCTGCCACTACTCGTCCGGGGGAGTCTGGACCGACCTGTTCGGCCAGACCTCGGTGCCCGGCCTGTACGCGTGCGGCGAGGTCGCCTGCACCGGGGTGCACGGCGCCAACCGGCTCGCCTCCAACTCGCTGCTCGAGGGCCTCGTCTTCGCTCGCCGGATCGCGGCTTCGCTGGCTGCCGACCTGCCGGAGTTGCGCGAGCCGGTGGCCGACGAGCGCGTGGCCGGGCTGGTGGCCGCGGACGTCGTACCGGAGCTGCAGCGGGTGATGACGGTCGGGTCCGGCGTGATCCGGAGCGCGAGCGGACTGTCGGAGGCGGGTGACAGACTCGCCAAGCTGATCGAGCAACCTGCCGAGCAGCCCGGCACTCCGGACTGGGAGGCGACGAACCTGGCGACCGTGGCGACCGCGCTGATCGAGGCGGCGACCGTTCGCGAGGAGAGTCGCGGCTCGCACTGGCGTGAGGACCACCCCGATCGTGACGACGAGTTGTGGTCGGGCAGTCTGGACCTGACGCTGCGGGTCGAGGATGATTCGGCACGGCCTGCCGCGAAGTTCGTGGCACAAGCACCACCTGAGGGGAACTAG
- the nadC gene encoding carboxylating nicotinate-nucleotide diphosphorylase yields the protein MDDTLDRQWVEDLVRATIEEDLAGGVDVTTTATVEAEHVSVAEFVARADGVVAGLEIAELVIRLIAGKDAVEIEHSVTDGTEVKAGAVLMTVRGRTRQLLTAERTALNLLCHLSGVATLTSRWVATVAGTGAVVRDTRKTMPLLRSLEKYAVRCGGGQNHRMALSDAALIKDNHVIAAGGVAEAFRLVRKAYPDLSVEVEVDSVEDALIAVESGAELILLDNMAVPQLREAVEKVAGRARLEASGGLSLEVAREVAETGVNFLAVGALTHSAPVLDIAMDLQAA from the coding sequence ATGGATGACACGCTCGACAGGCAGTGGGTCGAGGACCTCGTCCGGGCCACCATCGAGGAGGACCTGGCCGGTGGGGTCGACGTCACCACCACCGCCACGGTCGAGGCGGAGCACGTCTCGGTCGCGGAGTTCGTGGCCCGGGCCGACGGTGTGGTGGCCGGTCTGGAGATCGCCGAACTGGTGATCCGGCTGATCGCGGGCAAGGACGCGGTCGAGATCGAGCACTCGGTCACCGACGGCACCGAGGTCAAGGCGGGCGCGGTCCTGATGACCGTGCGTGGCAGGACCCGCCAGCTGCTGACCGCGGAGCGGACTGCGCTCAACCTGCTCTGCCACCTCTCCGGCGTGGCCACGCTGACCAGTCGCTGGGTCGCGACCGTCGCCGGGACCGGGGCGGTCGTCCGCGACACCCGCAAGACGATGCCGTTGCTGCGCTCCCTGGAGAAGTACGCCGTCCGCTGCGGCGGCGGGCAGAACCACCGGATGGCGTTGTCCGACGCGGCGCTGATCAAGGACAACCACGTGATCGCCGCAGGCGGCGTCGCGGAGGCGTTCCGGCTGGTCCGGAAGGCCTATCCGGACCTGTCGGTCGAGGTCGAGGTCGACTCGGTCGAGGACGCGCTGATCGCGGTCGAGTCCGGCGCCGAGCTGATCCTGCTCGACAACATGGCGGTGCCGCAGCTGCGCGAGGCGGTCGAGAAGGTGGCCGGCCGGGCCCGGCTGGAGGCTTCGGGTGGCCTGTCGCTCGAGGTCGCCCGCGAGGTCGCCGAAACCGGCGTGAACTTTCTCGCCGTCGGCGCGCTGACCCACTCGGCCCCCGTCCTCGACATCGCGATGGACCTCCAGGCCGCCTGA
- a CDS encoding type III pantothenate kinase → MLLAVAVENTRTLVGLVLEGTVERHWWVGTDPRRTADEWAVLLDGLLAGASPVSGIAVCSAVPHVLHELRDVVARYYGEVPSVVVEPGVKTGLPVLVDNPREVGTDRIANALAAVNRYGAPCIIADFGTATTVDVVNANGAFVGGAIAPGIETAVDALGAAAAQLRRVELVRPRSVVAKNTVEALQSGAIFGFAALVDGLIARIIAEQSFDQVTVIATGALAPLVVAESTRIQHHEPFLTLQGLHHAFARNY, encoded by the coding sequence ATGCTCCTTGCCGTCGCCGTCGAGAACACCAGGACCCTGGTCGGCCTGGTGCTCGAGGGCACGGTCGAGCGGCACTGGTGGGTGGGCACGGACCCCCGGCGTACGGCGGACGAGTGGGCGGTGCTGCTCGACGGATTGCTGGCCGGTGCGTCGCCGGTGTCGGGGATCGCGGTCTGCTCCGCCGTACCGCACGTCCTGCACGAGCTGCGCGACGTGGTCGCGCGGTACTACGGCGAGGTGCCGAGCGTGGTGGTCGAGCCGGGCGTGAAGACCGGGCTGCCGGTGCTGGTCGACAATCCCCGCGAGGTCGGCACCGACCGGATCGCCAACGCGCTCGCCGCGGTCAACCGGTATGGCGCCCCCTGCATCATCGCCGACTTCGGCACGGCGACCACGGTCGACGTCGTCAACGCGAACGGCGCCTTCGTCGGTGGCGCGATCGCCCCCGGCATCGAGACCGCGGTCGACGCCCTCGGCGCGGCAGCGGCCCAGCTCCGCCGCGTCGAGCTGGTCCGGCCACGCTCGGTGGTCGCCAAGAACACCGTCGAGGCGCTCCAGTCGGGCGCGATCTTCGGCTTCGCGGCCCTCGTCGACGGCCTGATCGCCCGGATCATCGCCGAGCAGTCCTTCGACCAGGTCACCGTGATCGCCACCGGCGCCCTGGCCCCGCTCGTGGTCGCGGAGTCGACCCGGATCCAGCACCATGAGCCGTTCCTGACCCTGCAAGGCCTGCACCACGCCTTCGCGCGCAACTACTGA
- a CDS encoding TIGR03668 family PPOX class F420-dependent oxidoreductase, with the protein MRLSPAVCRERLAAADHAYLASISSGDELRPHLVPVVFALTGDELVIAIDQKPKSTTDLRRLRNIAANPNVTVLCDRYAADWRQLWWVRADGRARVDAANPAAIELLAVKYPQYVLDPPRGPVITVTIEHWSGWSFS; encoded by the coding sequence GTGCGACTGAGCCCGGCCGTCTGCCGCGAACGACTCGCTGCGGCCGACCACGCCTACCTGGCCAGTATCAGCTCCGGAGACGAACTCCGCCCGCACCTAGTGCCGGTCGTCTTCGCGCTCACCGGCGACGAACTGGTGATCGCGATCGACCAGAAACCGAAGTCCACCACCGACCTGCGCCGCCTCCGCAACATCGCCGCCAACCCGAACGTCACCGTCCTCTGCGACCGGTACGCCGCCGACTGGCGGCAGCTGTGGTGGGTCCGCGCCGACGGCCGGGCGCGGGTCGATGCCGCGAATCCGGCAGCGATCGAACTGCTCGCGGTGAAGTATCCGCAGTACGTGCTCGATCCGCCCCGAGGACCCGTGATCACCGTCACCATCGAACACTGGTCCGGCTGGTCCTTCAGCTGA
- a CDS encoding ArsR/SmtB family transcription factor, whose translation MAAKKKRVVLSDPRAIRALAHPARQRLIDELYSGRVLTATECAELAGLTPSATSYHLRALARWGIIERAESSADGRERPWRAPATSLVISTKSTAAGRLAGHAMVRSSVDRVLEQFAELPADDPWDELTLMSNNRLWLTKAETEQFNRELTELIERYRQDRTATSRPASTRRVSTMLAIVPTGKPPTED comes from the coding sequence GTGGCCGCGAAGAAGAAGCGCGTGGTGCTGTCCGACCCGCGAGCGATCCGCGCCCTGGCGCATCCCGCCCGGCAGCGGCTCATCGACGAGCTCTACAGCGGCCGGGTGCTGACCGCGACCGAGTGCGCGGAGCTGGCCGGGCTGACGCCGTCGGCGACGAGCTATCACCTGCGGGCGTTGGCGCGGTGGGGCATCATCGAGCGCGCCGAGTCGTCGGCCGACGGACGGGAACGTCCCTGGCGGGCGCCGGCCACCAGCCTGGTCATTTCGACCAAGTCGACCGCCGCCGGGCGGCTGGCCGGTCATGCGATGGTGCGCAGCTCCGTCGACCGGGTGCTGGAGCAGTTCGCGGAACTGCCCGCCGACGACCCGTGGGACGAGCTCACGTTGATGAGCAACAACCGGCTCTGGCTCACCAAGGCGGAGACCGAGCAGTTCAACCGGGAGCTGACCGAGCTGATCGAGCGCTACCGCCAGGACCGTACGGCGACCAGCCGGCCGGCCTCGACGCGGCGGGTCAGCACGATGCTGGCGATCGTTCCGACCGGAAAGCCACCGACGGAGGACTGA
- a CDS encoding MFS transporter, with product MKQPLHDRGPRRSLWAHRDARLVLPARAVSYAGDSVALVALMLRVSGEAGDDERAAAAAITALLLVFAVPTVVMIPFAGRIVDGFDSRRVLVWASLLQAAAGVGLAFCHGLAATLALVCVLQIGQAIAGPAWAALVPRIVGDELVGRATGVGQALIGVAALAGSAVGGLLVGASGDRVALLVDASTFVGLAVVARLVRTRRSPVSGAPKENNGLTAGLRSLFADPILQVLVPALWLFILVAEAVNVVEVRLVTHELGLDAGGYGAILAVQGGGAIVGAWCTGRMKSDLVRSRAVLAGTAVIGAACVLMGLAGAVALVVIGAIASGFGGGMLNAATSTLVVTRSEESVRGRVMAAFSGTARACSLVALLLGGAASAVLGPRATYVVAGGLAVLAAVCTGVLLRRRGAVRTKDSFVRVVSH from the coding sequence ATGAAGCAACCCCTTCACGATCGTGGGCCGCGCCGCTCCCTCTGGGCGCACCGCGACGCCCGGCTGGTGCTGCCCGCCCGGGCCGTCTCGTACGCCGGTGACTCGGTCGCCCTGGTGGCCCTGATGCTGCGGGTCTCGGGCGAGGCAGGGGACGACGAGCGCGCTGCCGCGGCGGCGATCACCGCTTTGCTGCTGGTGTTCGCCGTGCCGACGGTGGTGATGATCCCGTTCGCGGGCCGGATCGTGGACGGGTTCGACTCCCGCCGGGTGCTGGTGTGGGCGTCCCTGCTGCAGGCCGCGGCCGGTGTCGGACTCGCCTTCTGCCACGGACTGGCCGCGACCCTTGCTCTGGTCTGTGTGCTCCAGATCGGCCAGGCGATCGCGGGCCCGGCCTGGGCGGCGCTGGTGCCGCGGATCGTCGGCGACGAGTTGGTCGGCCGTGCGACCGGGGTGGGCCAGGCCTTGATCGGCGTGGCCGCGCTGGCCGGGTCCGCCGTAGGCGGGCTGCTGGTCGGCGCGTCCGGCGATCGGGTCGCGCTGCTGGTGGACGCTTCGACGTTCGTCGGGCTGGCCGTGGTCGCCCGGCTGGTCCGGACCCGCCGGTCACCGGTATCCGGTGCACCGAAGGAGAACAACGGCCTGACCGCGGGACTGCGTAGCCTCTTCGCCGACCCGATTCTGCAGGTGCTGGTGCCGGCCCTCTGGCTCTTCATTCTGGTCGCCGAAGCCGTCAACGTGGTCGAGGTCCGCCTGGTCACCCACGAACTCGGTCTCGACGCCGGCGGCTACGGCGCCATCCTGGCGGTCCAGGGCGGAGGCGCCATCGTCGGCGCTTGGTGCACCGGAAGAATGAAGAGCGATCTCGTCCGCTCACGGGCAGTGCTGGCCGGTACGGCGGTCATCGGCGCCGCCTGCGTCCTGATGGGCCTGGCCGGCGCCGTGGCCCTGGTGGTGATCGGCGCGATAGCGAGCGGCTTCGGCGGCGGGATGCTCAACGCGGCGACCAGCACGCTCGTGGTGACCCGCTCGGAAGAATCCGTACGAGGCCGGGTAATGGCTGCCTTCAGCGGTACGGCGCGCGCCTGCTCCCTGGTGGCCCTGCTGCTCGGCGGTGCCGCGAGTGCCGTGCTCGGCCCTCGGGCCACCTATGTCGTCGCCGGAGGTCTCGCCGTGCTGGCGGCTGTCTGCACGGGCGTACTGCTGAGGCGGCGAGGCGCGGTACGGACAAAGGATTCGTTCGTCCGGGTGGTCAGTCACTAG